From Pristiophorus japonicus isolate sPriJap1 chromosome 1, sPriJap1.hap1, whole genome shotgun sequence, a single genomic window includes:
- the aoc1 gene encoding diamine oxidase [copper-containing] has protein sequence MKGVGRIWWAGVWATMMCCAASSAHPQSTERYRFKASVFADLSPTEMREVRAFLMSQKILNLSAAKTQTLDKNYIFLIELQIPKKQHVQNFLNGLACTPKRNAKVVIFFGAEPMPNVTEYIVGPLPMPKYYHPIILHGNRLIKFTSRPTTSVEYMLIHQKLAEVTQVATPLLRESSGFWYHNCTNRCLTFADIAPRGQRSGDRKSWFILQRAVEGSFIHPIGFELLLNHKALDPRHWAVEKVWYNGQFFDSVGELVDKYNRGLVPKIKLPEFSSDDLYSTYIPRGHFKTPTDTTGPKPWQPQGKRYTVTGNSVVYTGWSLAFRMRSSAGIQLFDIRFNDEPIAYEVSLQEAIAFYAGHSPAAMQTKYIDTAWGMGVMNYELAKGIDCPEMATYRDVYHFMDTDLPVRYKNALCIFEYSKALPLRRHFNSNFKGGYNFYGGFENHVLVIRTTSTVYNYDYIWDFIFYQNGVMEVKVHATGYIHATFFTPEGANYGNKVYGHVLGNLHTHLVHYKVDLDVAGRENSFETVGLKFENISNPWSPGDHIVQPRLERVHRNTERSAAFPFRKTLPRYLVFYNPNQQNKWQNQRAYRIQINSHADRVLPRNWKEEKAITWGRYQLAVTRFREKEESSSSLYLQNDPWDPTVSFENFIRNNENISNQDLVAWVTVGFLHIPHSEDVPNTSTPGNAVGFFLRPFNFFPEDPSVASRGVVIVRPEDESFSRVKIQRWTPSAPGHCVSNTSFTYNGTYLSD, from the exons ATGAAAGGCGTGGGGAGGATCTGGTGGGCCGGTGTTTGGGCGACGATGATGTGTTGTGCAGCCAGTTCTGCACACCCCCAAAGCACCGAACGGTACCGGTTCAAGGCTTCCGTGTTTGCTGACCTCAGCCCCACGGAGATGCGGGAAGTGAGGGCCTTCCTCATGTCCCAGAAGATCCTCAACCTGTCGGCTGCCAAAACACAGACACTCGACAAAAACTACATCTTCCTCATCGAGCTCCAAATCCCCAAGAAACAGCACGTGCAGAACTTCCTCAACGGGCTCGCCTGCACCCCCAAGCGCAATGCCAAGGTGGTGATCTTTTTCGGCGCCGAACCGATGCCCAATGTCACTGAATACATCGTGGGGCCCTTGCCCATGCCCAAGTATTACCATCCCATAATACTGCACGGCAACCGGCTCATAAAGTTCACCTCCCGACCTACGACCTCTGTGGAGTACATGCTCATTCACCAGAAGCTGGCTGAGGTCACGCAGGTCGCGACCCCACTACTGAGAGAGTCCAGTGGATTCTGGTACCACAACTGCACCAACCGCTGCCTGACCTTTGCCGACATCGCACCCAGGGGTCAGAGGTCAGGGGACAGGAAGTCGTGGTTCATACTGCAGCGTGCTGTGGAAGGCTCTTTCATTCATCCAATCGGCTTTGAGTTGCTGCTGAACCACAAGGCCCTGGACCCCAGGCACTGGGCGGTGGAGAAGGTTTGGTACAACGGGCAATTCTTCGATAGTGTGGGGGAGCTGGTGGACAAGTACAACAGGGGACTGGTGCCTAAGATCAAGCTGCCTGAATTCAGCAGTGATGACCTGTACTCCACCTACATACCCAGAGGCCACTTCAAAACGCCGACCGACACGACTGGGCCCAAGCCCTGGCAGCCTCAGGGAAAGAGGTACACAGTGACTGGGAATTCGGTCGTCTACACCGGTTGGAGCTTGGCCTTCAGAATGCGCTCGTCCGCTGGGATCCAACTTTTCGACATCAGGTTCAACGACGAGCCAATCGCGTACGAGGTCAGCCTTCAGGAAGCCATTGCGTTCTACGCTGGGCATAGCCCGGCAGCAATGCAGACCAAGTACATCGACACCGCTTGGGGCATGGGAGTGATGAACTACGAGCTAGCCAAAGGGATTGACTGCCCAGAGATGGCCACATACAGAGATGTGTACCATTTCATGGACACTGACCTGCCCGTCCGCTACAAGAATGCTTTGTGCATCTTCGAATACTCCAAGGCTCTCCCCCTCAGGAGGCATTTCAACAGCAACTTCAAAGGAGGTTACAACTTCTACGGGGGTTTCGAGAATCACGTGCTTGTGATCAGGACCACGTCCACTGTCTATAACTATGACTATATCTGGGACTTCATCTTCTACCAGAATGGGGTGATGGAGGTTAAAGTCCATGCCACAGGCTACATACACGCAACCTTCTTCACCCCTGAGGGTGCGAACTATGGCAACAAGGTGTATGGCCATGTCCTGGGCAATCTCCACACACACCTCGTACATTATAAAGTGGATCTGGATGTGGCAG GAAGGGAGAACAGTTTTGAAACAGTTGGACTGAAGTTTGAAAACATCAGTAACCCCTGGAGCCCGGGAGATCACATTGTACAGCCGAGGCTGGAGAGGGTGCACAGAAATACTGAGCGTTCTGCGGCCTTCCCCTTCAGGAAAACACTGCCCAGATACTTGGTCTTTTATAACCCCAACCAACAGAACAAGTGGCAAAACCAACGGGCCTATCGCATCCAGATCAACTCACACGCTGACCGCGTGCTGCCACGGAATTGGAAGGAGGAGAAGGCAATCACCTGGGGCAG GTACCAGTTGGCCGTGACCCGTTTCCGGGAGaaggaggagagcagcagcagtctgTATCTTCAGAACGATCCGTGGGACCCAACCGTCAGCTTCGAGAACTTTATCCGCAACAACGAGAACATCAGCAATCAG GATCTGGTTGCTTGGGTAACGGTTGGCTTCTTGCACATTCCACATTCAGAAGATGTGCCAAACACAAGCACTCCCGGCAACGCCGTCGGATTCTTCCTGCGCCCATTCAACTTTTTCCCGGAAGATCCCTCGGTTGCCTCGAGGGGTGTGGTGATCGTCCGTCCAGAGGATGAATCCTTCTCCAGAGTGAAGATCCAGAGATGGACTCCATCCGCCCCTGGACACTGCGTGTCCAACACATCGTTCACTTATAATGGCACCTATTTATCTGACTGA